The Diaminobutyricimonas aerilata nucleotide sequence GGGGTAGGTGCCGAGCGCCAGGGTCGGCATCTCGATCGGCTTCTCGCCGGCGAGCACCGGCCCGATGAGGGTCCACGGCGTCTCCCACTCGTTGAGCACCGGGTCGTCGGGCAGCTCGCCCTTCGTCCACCACTTCGCCTCGTAGACGTTGCGGTGCCAGACCACCTTGGTGCCCTTGAGGTAGGAGCTCTCCTCGTCCCAGATCGTGTAGGGGCTCGTCGCGGGGTCGTCGACGTAGTCCGAGGGGTCGGTCGGCTCGGAGGTCGTGACACGGCCGGCGGAGAGCATCGCGCGGCCGTCGAAGCCGTCGCCGAGCAGCTTCGCGAAGCGCTCCTCACCCTGCTCGATGCCGCTGCACGCATCCGAGACCCGGGTGAGGTCGACGTAGTTCGGGCCGCAGCTCACGTCGCGGTTGAGCGACCAGACCGACATGCGGCCGAGTCCCTTCTTCACCGCCCAGGTGTTGAGCTCCCGCGCGTCGTCGAGGCCGAAGACCTCGGTCTTCACGTCGTTCTGCCCGAGCATCGGGGTCGCGCCGATCTTGCGCCACAGCGTCGCGTCGCTGAGCTCGGTGCCGCTGAGTTCGTAGAGCACGCCGAGCTGGCGGTGCGTCTGCGTCAGGGAGCGGATCGAGGCCTCCGCCATCGTCTCGCCCTTCTCGCGGCTCTCGCCGAAGTTCATCGTCATGGCGTTGACGCCCGCGATATCGACCCCCGCATCCAGCATCTGTTGCACGGCGGTGGTGCCCTCCTCGGTGAGTCCGAAGGTCGCGGCGGGGAGCGTCAGCCACACCGCGAGGTGCTCGTCGGCGTCGCGGCGCTCCTTCTGCAGCGCGGCGATCGCCTCGGCGCGGCGCTCGCCGCCCCGCTCGTCGGCGAGGTCGTCGCCCTCGATGTCGAGGTCGATCGTCGTGACGTCGTACCGCTCGATCACCGAGCGGTACGCCTTCAGCAGCGCGTCGTCGTCGGTGCAGACCGTCGACAGCTCGTCGTTCGTGAGTCCGCCGAACGACACGGCGATCCCGCCGCCACGCTGCTCGAGGCGAGCGATGCGCCGGTCGAGGTCGAGGGACTCCGCCGCCTCGTCGAGCCCGTAGGCGTTGCCCCAGGTCGGCTCGCATCCGTCGTCGCTCGAGGCGACGATGAACGACAGCACGACATCCTGCGACTCCTCGGTCGCGGGGTTCTCGAACGCGAACGCGGGGGTCGCGGTGGCGTCGACGTAGCCCGCGAACCAGGGGTCCTCCGACGTGGTCACCTGGGCGCTCGCCCAGGCCTGCACGCTCACCACGCCGGCGGCGACGAGACCGCCGAGCAGGAGGGTCGCGAGGGTGACGCGCAGCGGCGACAGGCGCCGCCCTTCGTGGGCCGTGGTCATCGGGAAGCCTCCGCGGGGATGGCGGCCGCGGGAACGGCCGACTCGAGATCGAACTGCACGGGTCCGTCGGCCGTGCCGTGGTACAGCACCGCGCGCCAGTCGAGCGCGGCGGGAGCGGCCGGCGCCGCCTCCTTCGGGGCGCGGCTCTGCCGCGGCTTCGGCTCGACGTACAGCCACTTGGTGAGGCCGAGCCAGATGTCGACGAGCGAGGCGCCGATGCCGATGTAGGCGAGGATGGCGCCGAGCGCGAGCAGGGCGTTGAACGCGGCGAACGCCGCGTTGCCCCAGTTCTGCGCCTGGACGTCGCGCCAGAAGGTGAACGCCGAGAAGGCGACGATCGCGTAGGGCGCCACGACGTAGAGCAGCGGGGCGGCCGTGCGGTTGCGCACCTTCGGGGTGCGGGCGAACGGGATCTTCTTGCCCGTGATCGCCTGCTGCACCGACTTGATCACGCCGGCCAGGTTCACCGGCAGCAGGATGAGGTTGAAGCCGTAGATGCGGAACACATCCGTCGCCTTGTACCCGGCGTACCTGAGGTCGCTCGCCATCGCGAGGAAGTACGGCAGTGCGGCCAGCAGCACCATCGGGCTCAGCAGGCGGCTGTCGTATGGGTAGGCGAGGAGGAACACGAGGCCGAAGCTCGCCCACGCGATCGAGGACATGTAGTTCACGCGCAGGAAGAGCTCGGTCCAGCCCACCCGCTCACCGCGCGCCTTACGCTCGCGGATCTGGCGCCACAGCTTCGGCATGATGAGCAGACCGCCGTTCGCCCAGCGGCGACGCTGCACGACGAGCGAGCCGAAGTCCGGCGGAGTCGCGCTGTAGCTGAGGCGCTCCGGGTAGTTCACGAGCGACCAGCCGTGGGTGCCGAGGTCGACGCTCGACTCGGTGTCTTCGATGACCGTGCGGTCCTGCACGTACCGGTGCACGGGGAACCCGCCGACCGTCTCGGTCTCGACGATGTCGTCGAGCGCGCGCTTGCGGATGACCGCGTTGGCGCCCACCCAGAAGGTCGCGTTGAAGTACGACTTGCCCTGGTGGAGGATGTGCTGCAGATCCGTGGTCGCGCCGGCGAGACGCTCGATGCGCGTGCTCGCGCCGCGGAACGACGAGTACGGGGTCTGGGTGACCGCGACCCGCGCGTTGTCGGGCTGCTCGAGGAAGTACACGAGTCGCAGGCAGTAGTCGCGCAGCAGCAGCGAGTCGGCGTCGAGCGTGAGCAGGTAGTCGGTGTCGGGGATGACCAGGTCCGCCGGCTCGCCGGCCGGCACGGTGCGCAGGATGTCGCCGGCGGGGGTCGGCTCGAGGCGGTACGAGCCGCCCATGAGGCCGATGTAGGCGTTGAGGTTCATCGCCTTGTTCGCCTCGTGCGACACGGAGGCGTAGCGCTTGCGCTCGAAGTTCAGCACCTCGGCGGAGAAGGTCCAGACGAGGCGGCGGTACAGCTCGATCATGCGGTCGGGCGCGAGCGCGGTGCCCTCCGCGTAGGCCGCACGCAGCGCATCCGCCGTGACCCGGAGTTCCGCGGAGAGACCGCGGAGCACCTCGTTCACGAAGAAGTGGTCGACGTGGTCGTCGAGCTTCTCGGCGTCGGCCTTCGCGTCGAGCCAGTCGGCCGCCCACACGTAGTTCTCGGCGAGGTCGGCGACGTGGCGCAGGTTCACCCCCTCACCGCTGTCGAGCTCGAAGTGCAGCATGGCGTCGGCGAAGCGCGTCGACGGGACGGCGAGCTCCGACTGGATCTGCTGCGCGAGCGCCCGCGACTCCTCGAGACGCGCGGCGACCGCCGGGTCGCTCGGGAAGGGCGGGTCGTCGAGCAGCAGCACGACGCGCAGGCTCGGGTACTCCTGCAGCGCCGCGGACCACAGGGTCGCACGGATGACATCCGGCTCCTCGGCGTAGCTCGGCACGAGCACCGTCATGCTGCGCTGATTCACCGCGAAGTGACGGTCGAGCTCGGCGCGCGGCACCCGCTTGTGGTCACGGAAGCGCTGGAGCGCACCCTGCCGCGCGATGAGGTACATGAGCGCCGAGAACGTGAGGAACGTCACGACGACGAGGTAGGAGATCGCCTCGGTCGTGAACCGGAAGCTCTCGGTGCCGTTGTTGAGGAACTGGCGCACGATCGTGTAGATCACGTACGCGAGCCAGAACAGCACGGTCGCGATGATGGCGAGGCGGCCGAGGGTGATCTTGCGGTCGCTGGGGACGGGGTGGACGGAGGGGAGCGGACGCAGGCGCGTCTCAGCTCCCCACTGCCGACGTCGGGTACGCGCGGCAGAAGGGCTTTCGGGCATATTGGGGGGTGTCCTTCGGGGAGCGGAACCCGGCGTCTTTCGGGTCGACACCGTTCGGGTAGTTCCGCCGCAGAGAAGACTCGCATGCGCGCCCCGCATCGCGCGGCCCCCGTCATGGGGTGATTGTGGGCATCTTGGGGGACAATCTTGTACCCCGAACCGTACCCCTGCTCTTGTGCTGCGCCGCGTTCGGCCCGTGGGAGGGTGGACGGGTGCTGAAGTTCTTGGCGCGCGTGTTCCTCGCCCCCCTCGCCCGACTCCTGTTCCGCCCGCGCATCGTGGGGCGACGGAACGTGCCGAAGGAGGGCGGCGTGCTGCTGGCGAGCAACCACCTGTCGTTCATCGACAGTGTCGTGATCACGCTCGTGGCGCCCCGCTCGGTGTCGTTCCTCGCGAAGTCGTCGTACTTCGACGGTCCCGGGCTCAAGGGCGCGATCTCACGCGCGTTCTTCACCGGAATCGGCGCCGTTCCGGTCGTGCGCGGCGCCGGTCAGGCGGCTCAGGATGCGCTCGACAAGGGCCTCGAGATCCTGCAGGCGGGCGACGCGTTCGCCATCTACCCCGAGGGCACCCGGTCCCTCGACGGACGGCTCTACAAGGGCCGCACCGGTGTCGCGTGGCTCGCGCTCACGGCCGGCGTACCCGTCGTGCCGGTCGCGCTGAGCGGCACGCAGGACATCCAGCCCGTCGGATCGAAGCGCATCCGCTTCGCCCGGGTGACCGTCGAGTTCGGCGTGCCGCTCGACCTGTCGAAGCACGGGGAGGCCTCGTCGGGCCGCGCCCGCCGCCAGGCGACGGACGAGGTCATGCAGGCCATCCAGCGCCTGTCGGGGCAGGAGCTCGCGAACGCCTACAACGAGCCGCCCCCGGCGAACGTGGCGGAGCGCATCCGCCGCGCCGTGCGCCGCGAGCGCCGCTGAGCGGTCGCTGAGCTCGTCGAAGCTCGTCGAAGCGCGGGCGCCGTCCCCGTCGCCGGCGGATGCGGCCCGAGGATCGGACCCGGGGACGTCCGCTAGCGGAGCGTGCGGCGCGAGCTGATGACGCCCGTGTCGAAGCCGAGCAGGTGCAGGCCGCCGTGGAAGCGGGCGTGCTCCACCTTGATGCAGCGGTCCATGACGACGGTGAGGCCGTTCTCCTCGCCGTAGCGCGCGGCCTCCTCGTTCCAGATGCCGAGCTGCACCCACACCGTCTTCGCGCCGATCTCGAGCACGTCGTCGATGACCGACGGGATGTCGCTCGCCTTGCGGAACACGTCGACGATGTCGGGCACTTCGGGGAGCGACTTGAGGTCGGGGTAGGCCTTCTCGCCGAGGATCGTGTCGGCGTTCGGATTCACGAAGTACACGCGGTAGGGGCTGGACTGCTGCAGGTACGTGCCGACGAAATAGCTCGAGCGAGCCGGGTTCGGCGACGCGCCCACGATCGCGATCGACTTCGCCTTACGCAGGATCGACAGGCGCTCCTTCGCATCCGGACCGAACCAGGTGCGCTGTGAGCGCAGCAGCTTCGCGAGCGGAGAGCTCGCGGGGATGGAACAGGTCAGCCCGTTCGCGAGCTGCCCGGTGATGGATTCGGTCTCCGTCGGTGCGATCGCCGTGTCGGTCATACCCGTCCTCCCGTCGCCAGGTTCAACGCCTGGTCGAGGTCGTCAACGATGTCCTCGACGTCCTCTATTCCCACACTGATGCGCACGAGGCCCGGTTCGACGCCCGCATCGACGAGCTGCTGCTCGCTCAGCTGCGCGTGCGTCGTCGAGGCGGGGTGGATGACGAGGGTCTTCGCGTCGCCGATGTTCGCCAAGTGGCTGGCGAGGTTGACGCTCTCGATGAACTTCTGCCCGGCCTCGCGGCCGCCCTTCACGCCGAAGCTGAACACGGCGCCCGGCCCCTTCGGCAGGTACTTCTGCGCGCGCTCGTGGTGCGGATGCGACGGCAGGCCGGCCCAGTTCACGTAGTCGATGCGCGGGTCGGCTTCCAGCCACTCCGCGACCGCACGCGCGTTGTCGACGTGAGCCTGGATGCGGTACGGCAGCGTCTCGACGCCCTGCGCCAGCAGGAACGCCGAGTGCGGCGCGAGCACCGGGCCGATGTCGCGCAACTGCTCGGCCCGCAGCCGGGTGAGGAACGCGTACTCGCCGAAGTTGCCGTGCCAGTTGAGTCCGCCGTAGGAGGGCACGGGGGAGTCGAACAGCGGGAACCGGTCGTTCGCCCAGTGGAAGCGCCCCGATTCGACGACGACGCCGCCGAGGGTCGTGCCGTGACCGCCGAGGAACTTCGTCGCCGAGTGGGTGACGATGTCGGCGCCCCACTCGATCGGGCGGTTCAGGTAGGGGGTCGAGATGGTGGAGTCGATGATGAGCGGCACGTCGGCGGCGTGCGCCACGGCGGCGAGGCCCTCGAGGTCGGCGATCTCGCCGGAGGGGTTCGAGATCGTCTCCGCGAACACGGCCTTCGTGCGGTCGGTGATCGCGGCGGCGTAATCGGCCGGGTCGGTGCCGTGCACGAACGTCGTCTCCACGCCGAAGCGGCGCAGGGTGATGTCGAGCTGGGTGAGCGAGCCGCCGTAGAGGCTCGCCGCGGCGACGATGTGGTCGCCCGCCCCGGCGAGGGAGGCGAAGGTGATGAACTGCGCCGAGAGGCCGCTGCCGGTCGCGACGGCGCCGAGGCCGCCCTCGAGGCTCGCGATGCGCTCCTCGAAGCTCGCGACGGTGGGGTTCGCGAGCCGGCTGTAGATGTTGCCGTACTTCTGCAGCGCGAACCGTGCCGCCGCATCCGTCGTGTCGTCGAAGACGAACGCGGTCGTCTGGTAGATCGGCAGCGCGCGCGAGCCGGTCACCGCGTCGGGGATGTTGCCCGCGTGGATCGCCCGCGTGCGGAAGCCGTATTCGCGATCAGCCATGCGCCCAGGCTAATCGCGCGCCGGAGGGCGTTCCGACGGGCGGCGTAACACTGTGACGCGGGGCTTGCGCGTCAGGAGAGTCGCACGGCGGCGAGCGCGAGCAGCGCGACGACGATCCACGACCCGAGTCCGACGACGAGCGCCCGCCACCCGGTCGTGACGAGCTCGCGCACCCGCACGGCGGTACCGAGCGCGAACAACGCCATCGCGAGCAACGCCGTCTGCAGCAGGTCGGCCCCGTGCAGCACCTCATCCGGCACGGGTAGGAACGAGCGGATGAGGACCGCCGCGACGAAGCCGACGACGAAGAGGGGCACGATCGGCGGACGCGGGCCGTCGCCCTCGCCGCGGCGTCGCTCCACGGCGGCGGCGACCGCGACCATGGGGGCGAGCATGATCACGCGGGTGAGCTTGATGACGAGAGCGATCGCGAGGGCGGCGGGGCCCGCGATCTGGGCGGTCGCCACGACCTGTCCGACGTCGTGCACGCCGGCGCCCACCCAGTGCCCGAACTGCTCGGCGTCGAGACCGAGCGGATGCTGCAGGGGCGGCAGCACGGCGATCGCCAGGGTGCCGCAGAGGGTCACGAGGGCCACCGGCGTCGCCGCATCCCGATCGTTCGCGCGCAGCGCGCCGCTCATCGCGCCGATCGCGGACGCCCCGCAGATCGAGAAGCCGGCAGCGATGAGCAACGGCTGGTCGCCGGGAAGGCGCAGCAGCCGTCCGAGCGCCCAGGTGATGACGAACGTGAGCACGACGACCGCGACGGCGCCGAGGATCGCCGCCCAGCCGAGCTCGGCGATGTCGCCGAGGCTGAGCTTCAGTCCGAGCAGCACCACCCCGATGCGCATGAGCCGCCGCGACGAGAACCCGAGACCCGGGCGCAGCGCCGCGGGCAGCGGCAGCTGGCCGACGAGGATCCCGAGCGCGACGGCCGCGGTGAGCAGCGGCACGGCCGGCACCGCCGTCGCGAGCGCCCAGGCGGCGAGCGCGGCGGCCGCGCACACCACGATCCCGGGCAGCACGCGCGTTGCGGTCATCGCCATCCGGGCAGCCAGTAGTGCAGCTGGATGAACCACCACGGCACCTGCGCGCCGGTCCACAACGGCAGGAAGAACGCGCTCACGAGCACGCAGAAGCCGAGGTAGATCGCCACGAGGCGGATGCCGCTGAGGCGCCTCCAGGTCGGGTCGTGCCGGGAGCCGAGGATGATGCCGATCACCGCCACGAGCCCGAGCACGAGGTAGGGCTCGAAGGCGATCGTGTAGAACTGGAACACCGTGCGCCCCAGGTACAGCAACCACGGCAGGTAGCCCGCCGCGAGCGCGATCAGAATGAAGCCGACGCGCCACTCCCGGTACCGCGCGAGCCGGTACACGAGGTACAGGCATGCGGCCGTGGCAGCCCACCAGATGAGCGGGTTCGCGATCCCCGTGATGCTCTGACCGCACAGGTCGGCGGTGCATCCGTCGTCGCCGGTCTCGACGCTGCGCCAGTACATGCTCGTCGGGCGGATCATGAGCAGCCAGGTGAGCGGATTCGCCTGATACCCGTGGGGGCGGTTCTCGCCGACGTGGTAGTTGTACATCGTCGCCTGGTAGTGCCACCAGTTCTGCAGGTCGACGGGAACCCAGGCGAGCAGCCCGCCCCAGGCGGTGTTGCCCTCCTCGACCCAGTGGCGGAAGTACCCGCCGTCGGTCGCGAACCAGCCCGTCCACGTCGCGAGGTAGGCGACCGCGGCGATCGGAACCGTGAGGAGGAAACTCACCGGACCCTGCTTGAGCACCGTGCCGGTGGCCCAGAACGGCACTCCCGCCCGGCGGCGCGCGACGGCGTCGACGACAAGGGTGTACACGGCGAGTGCCGCGAGGAAGTACAGCCCGCTCCACTTCACGCCGATCGCGAGCCCGAACGCGAGCCCAGCGACCATCAGCCACGGCCGCCACCACAGCGCCGGCCCCCAGTCGAGCCCCTTGCCCGCATCCGTGCGGCTGAGCACCCACAGGTCGAGTCGGCGTCGCGTCCACCGGCGGTCGAGCAGCACCGCGGCGACGCCGAGCAGTGCGAGCAACGTGAGGGAGCCGTCGAGCAGGGCGACCCGGCTCATCACGATCGCGTTGCCGTCGATCGCGAGCAGCCCGCCCGCGATCACGGTGAGAAGCGTGGAGCGGAACAGCGCCCACGCGACCGCCATGGTGACCGCGATGACGAGCAACCCGACGACGGCGGTGCTGAGGCGCCAGCCGACGGGGTTCTCCGCCCCGAACGCCGCGAGGCCCGCGGCGATGATCCACTTGCCGAGCGGCGGATGCGCGACGAAGCTCGGGTCGGTCGAGTACACGTCGGGGTTGCCGCCCGCGAACTGCTCGTTCGCGTCCTCACCCCACGACCCCTCGTACCCGAGGCGCATGAGCGTGTACGCGTCTTTCACGTAGTAGGTCTCGTCGAACACGAGGGCCTGCGGATGCGCGAGGTTCCACAGGCGCAGCACGGCGGCCACGAGCAGCACGAACGCCGGTCCGCCCCACCGCCAGAGCCGCGCGCGAGCGGGAGTCGCGAGCATCCGACCCCACCAGTCGTCGAGCCGCGTGCCGCGCGGCTCGTCGACGGCGGCGTGCGGCGTGCCGGAGGTGCCACCGGCGATGAGACGGTCGACCTCGCTGGGCGCGGGGGAGGGGTCGCTCGCGCTCACCCGGCCATCGTAGTTCGCCGCGTGGGCCGGGCCCGGGCGGGGGACGACGGCGTTCGCGGCTCCTCCGCGAACGCGCACGACGTCGAGAAACCGGTCGCTCTCGCCCTCTCCGGGGTCGCGCCCTCGTGCATCGGGGATGATGGCGAGGTGATCATCCTCGCCGCGACCCCGATCGGAAACCTCGGCGACGCCTCCCGCCGTCTCGTGGAGGCGCTCGAGAACGCCGAGACGATCGCGGCCGAGGACACCCGCACGGCGATCCACCTCATGCGCGCGCTCGGTGTCGAGAACCGGCCCCGGCTCATCCCCCTGCACGAGCACAACGAGACCGCCCGCGCGGCGGAGCTCGTCGAGGCGGCGCGCGACAGCGACCTGCTGGTGCTCACGGATGCGGGAATGCCGACCGTGAGCGATCCGGGCTTCCCCCTCGTCGCCGCCGCGGCCGAGGCGGGTGTGACGGTGACGGCGCTGCCCGGGCCGAGCGCCGTGCTCACCGCCCTCGCCGTGAGCGGGCTGCCGACCGACCGGTTCGCCTTCGAGGGATTCGTGCCCCGCAAGGGACGGGCGTCGTACTTCGATGCGCTCGCCACCGAGCGGCGCACCCTGGTGTTCTTCGAGTCCCCGAACCGCATCGGCGACACCCTCGCCGAACTCGCCGCATCCTTCGGACCGGATCGTCGTGTCGCCGTGTGCCGGGAGCTGACGAAGCTGCACGAGGAGGTCGTG carries:
- a CDS encoding chitinase — translated: MTTAHEGRRLSPLRVTLATLLLGGLVAAGVVSVQAWASAQVTTSEDPWFAGYVDATATPAFAFENPATEESQDVVLSFIVASSDDGCEPTWGNAYGLDEAAESLDLDRRIARLEQRGGGIAVSFGGLTNDELSTVCTDDDALLKAYRSVIERYDVTTIDLDIEGDDLADERGGERRAEAIAALQKERRDADEHLAVWLTLPAATFGLTEEGTTAVQQMLDAGVDIAGVNAMTMNFGESREKGETMAEASIRSLTQTHRQLGVLYELSGTELSDATLWRKIGATPMLGQNDVKTEVFGLDDARELNTWAVKKGLGRMSVWSLNRDVSCGPNYVDLTRVSDACSGIEQGEERFAKLLGDGFDGRAMLSAGRVTTSEPTDPSDYVDDPATSPYTIWDEESSYLKGTKVVWHRNVYEAKWWTKGELPDDPVLNEWETPWTLIGPVLAGEKPIEMPTLALGTYPEWEGMSAYEKGTRVLFEGIPYEAKWWNTGESPEAYSSDPDSSPWVPLTADEIAEIAEAGAPTP
- a CDS encoding glycosyltransferase family 2 protein, encoding MPESPSAARTRRRQWGAETRLRPLPSVHPVPSDRKITLGRLAIIATVLFWLAYVIYTIVRQFLNNGTESFRFTTEAISYLVVVTFLTFSALMYLIARQGALQRFRDHKRVPRAELDRHFAVNQRSMTVLVPSYAEEPDVIRATLWSAALQEYPSLRVVLLLDDPPFPSDPAVAARLEESRALAQQIQSELAVPSTRFADAMLHFELDSGEGVNLRHVADLAENYVWAADWLDAKADAEKLDDHVDHFFVNEVLRGLSAELRVTADALRAAYAEGTALAPDRMIELYRRLVWTFSAEVLNFERKRYASVSHEANKAMNLNAYIGLMGGSYRLEPTPAGDILRTVPAGEPADLVIPDTDYLLTLDADSLLLRDYCLRLVYFLEQPDNARVAVTQTPYSSFRGASTRIERLAGATTDLQHILHQGKSYFNATFWVGANAVIRKRALDDIVETETVGGFPVHRYVQDRTVIEDTESSVDLGTHGWSLVNYPERLSYSATPPDFGSLVVQRRRWANGGLLIMPKLWRQIRERKARGERVGWTELFLRVNYMSSIAWASFGLVFLLAYPYDSRLLSPMVLLAALPYFLAMASDLRYAGYKATDVFRIYGFNLILLPVNLAGVIKSVQQAITGKKIPFARTPKVRNRTAAPLLYVVAPYAIVAFSAFTFWRDVQAQNWGNAAFAAFNALLALGAILAYIGIGASLVDIWLGLTKWLYVEPKPRQSRAPKEAAPAAPAALDWRAVLYHGTADGPVQFDLESAVPAAAIPAEASR
- a CDS encoding lysophospholipid acyltransferase family protein → MLKFLARVFLAPLARLLFRPRIVGRRNVPKEGGVLLASNHLSFIDSVVITLVAPRSVSFLAKSSYFDGPGLKGAISRAFFTGIGAVPVVRGAGQAAQDALDKGLEILQAGDAFAIYPEGTRSLDGRLYKGRTGVAWLALTAGVPVVPVALSGTQDIQPVGSKRIRFARVTVEFGVPLDLSKHGEASSGRARRQATDEVMQAIQRLSGQELANAYNEPPPANVAERIRRAVRRERR
- a CDS encoding CoA-binding protein, encoding MTDTAIAPTETESITGQLANGLTCSIPASSPLAKLLRSQRTWFGPDAKERLSILRKAKSIAIVGASPNPARSSYFVGTYLQQSSPYRVYFVNPNADTILGEKAYPDLKSLPEVPDIVDVFRKASDIPSVIDDVLEIGAKTVWVQLGIWNEEAARYGEENGLTVVMDRCIKVEHARFHGGLHLLGFDTGVISSRRTLR
- a CDS encoding O-acetylhomoserine aminocarboxypropyltransferase/cysteine synthase family protein encodes the protein MADREYGFRTRAIHAGNIPDAVTGSRALPIYQTTAFVFDDTTDAAARFALQKYGNIYSRLANPTVASFEERIASLEGGLGAVATGSGLSAQFITFASLAGAGDHIVAAASLYGGSLTQLDITLRRFGVETTFVHGTDPADYAAAITDRTKAVFAETISNPSGEIADLEGLAAVAHAADVPLIIDSTISTPYLNRPIEWGADIVTHSATKFLGGHGTTLGGVVVESGRFHWANDRFPLFDSPVPSYGGLNWHGNFGEYAFLTRLRAEQLRDIGPVLAPHSAFLLAQGVETLPYRIQAHVDNARAVAEWLEADPRIDYVNWAGLPSHPHHERAQKYLPKGPGAVFSFGVKGGREAGQKFIESVNLASHLANIGDAKTLVIHPASTTHAQLSEQQLVDAGVEPGLVRISVGIEDVEDIVDDLDQALNLATGGRV
- a CDS encoding YeiH family protein — its product is MAMTATRVLPGIVVCAAAALAAWALATAVPAVPLLTAAVALGILVGQLPLPAALRPGLGFSSRRLMRIGVVLLGLKLSLGDIAELGWAAILGAVAVVVLTFVITWALGRLLRLPGDQPLLIAAGFSICGASAIGAMSGALRANDRDAATPVALVTLCGTLAIAVLPPLQHPLGLDAEQFGHWVGAGVHDVGQVVATAQIAGPAALAIALVIKLTRVIMLAPMVAVAAAVERRRGEGDGPRPPIVPLFVVGFVAAVLIRSFLPVPDEVLHGADLLQTALLAMALFALGTAVRVRELVTTGWRALVVGLGSWIVVALLALAAVRLS
- a CDS encoding dolichyl-phosphate-mannose--protein mannosyltransferase, with product MSASDPSPAPSEVDRLIAGGTSGTPHAAVDEPRGTRLDDWWGRMLATPARARLWRWGGPAFVLLVAAVLRLWNLAHPQALVFDETYYVKDAYTLMRLGYEGSWGEDANEQFAGGNPDVYSTDPSFVAHPPLGKWIIAAGLAAFGAENPVGWRLSTAVVGLLVIAVTMAVAWALFRSTLLTVIAGGLLAIDGNAIVMSRVALLDGSLTLLALLGVAAVLLDRRWTRRRLDLWVLSRTDAGKGLDWGPALWWRPWLMVAGLAFGLAIGVKWSGLYFLAALAVYTLVVDAVARRRAGVPFWATGTVLKQGPVSFLLTVPIAAVAYLATWTGWFATDGGYFRHWVEEGNTAWGGLLAWVPVDLQNWWHYQATMYNYHVGENRPHGYQANPLTWLLMIRPTSMYWRSVETGDDGCTADLCGQSITGIANPLIWWAATAACLYLVYRLARYREWRVGFILIALAAGYLPWLLYLGRTVFQFYTIAFEPYLVLGLVAVIGIILGSRHDPTWRRLSGIRLVAIYLGFCVLVSAFFLPLWTGAQVPWWFIQLHYWLPGWR
- the rsmI gene encoding 16S rRNA (cytidine(1402)-2'-O)-methyltransferase; the protein is MIILAATPIGNLGDASRRLVEALENAETIAAEDTRTAIHLMRALGVENRPRLIPLHEHNETARAAELVEAARDSDLLVLTDAGMPTVSDPGFPLVAAAAEAGVTVTALPGPSAVLTALAVSGLPTDRFAFEGFVPRKGRASYFDALATERRTLVFFESPNRIGDTLAELAASFGPDRRVAVCRELTKLHEEVVRGTAAEVAERFADGARGEIVLVVEGAGAVTTDPADAVERVLGLVAGGARLKEAAADVAAETGLGRRDLYEAALAARRSR